In the Bacillus shivajii genome, one interval contains:
- a CDS encoding Tex family protein, protein MLEWTEQQNELLKQVTNEVKLKDTKIKSVIELNEEGNTVPFIARYRKELTGGLDEEQIRQILEAWEYASNLQKRKEEVIRLIDEQGKLSTELKGNIENATKLQEVEDLYRPYKQKRRTKATVAKEKGLEPLAEWIFALPKSGAIEEEAEKYINEEKEVNDVEDAIQGAKDIISEYISDDADIRKQIREMTFKEGKISAEKKSKAEDEKNIFEMYYEYSEEIKKIVPHRVLALNRGEKEDVLKVAIVAPRDRVITYIKSKIIKHSRSIVEVQLKEAIEDSYKRLIEPSIEREIRKEMTEKAEEQAIHIFSENLRNLLLQPPLKDRIVLGVDPAYRTGCKLAVVDETGKVLDIDVIYPTPPKNAVDQAKEKVKSFIEKYQIEMIAIGNGTASRETEQFIADLMKEVDRKLYYLIVNEAGASVYSASKLAKEEFPDLQVEERSAVSIARRIQDPLAELVKIDPKSVGVGQYQHDVTQSKLNDQLTFVVETVVNQVGVNLNTASSSLLQYVSGLSKSVANNIVKYREEEGKFINRKQLKKVPRLGNKTYEQSIGFLRIIDGDQPLDRTSIHPESYSVTKEIMKDLSIKEEDLGTTDIKERIEQLNVNELADKYGVGIPTLQDILDALSRPGRDPREDVPKPVLKTDVLSMDDLSKGMELQGTIRNVVDFGAFVDIGVKEDGLVHISKLANRFVKHPMEIVSVGDVVTVWVDDVDMKKGRIALTMLKPEKQLTNG, encoded by the coding sequence ATGTTGGAGTGGACGGAGCAGCAAAATGAATTATTAAAACAGGTTACAAATGAAGTGAAATTAAAGGATACAAAAATTAAAAGTGTTATAGAACTTAATGAGGAAGGAAATACAGTCCCGTTTATCGCACGTTATCGAAAAGAGTTAACTGGAGGCTTAGACGAAGAGCAAATTCGTCAAATTCTTGAAGCGTGGGAGTATGCGTCTAATTTACAGAAAAGAAAAGAAGAAGTCATTCGCCTTATAGATGAACAAGGCAAGCTCTCCACAGAGTTGAAAGGAAATATTGAAAACGCAACGAAGTTACAAGAAGTAGAAGACTTATATCGCCCTTACAAACAAAAGCGGAGAACGAAAGCGACAGTCGCAAAAGAAAAAGGGCTTGAACCACTAGCAGAATGGATATTCGCTTTGCCGAAAAGTGGGGCGATAGAAGAGGAAGCAGAGAAATACATAAATGAAGAAAAAGAAGTAAATGATGTTGAAGATGCTATTCAAGGAGCAAAAGACATCATTAGTGAATATATTTCAGATGATGCCGATATTCGAAAGCAAATTCGAGAAATGACATTTAAAGAAGGTAAAATCTCAGCGGAGAAAAAATCAAAAGCTGAGGACGAAAAAAATATCTTTGAAATGTACTATGAGTATAGTGAAGAAATAAAAAAAATCGTCCCGCATCGTGTTCTAGCCCTAAACCGAGGTGAGAAAGAAGATGTATTAAAAGTTGCTATTGTTGCACCTCGAGATAGAGTAATAACATATATAAAATCAAAAATCATTAAACATAGTAGGAGCATTGTTGAAGTACAGCTAAAAGAAGCAATTGAAGATAGTTATAAACGCTTAATCGAGCCATCCATAGAGCGTGAGATACGAAAAGAAATGACTGAAAAGGCGGAAGAACAAGCTATTCATATTTTCTCAGAAAACTTGCGTAATTTATTGTTACAACCACCTCTTAAAGACAGAATTGTGCTAGGGGTGGACCCAGCGTATCGGACAGGTTGTAAGTTAGCGGTTGTAGACGAAACAGGAAAAGTGCTTGATATTGATGTCATTTACCCGACACCACCAAAAAATGCAGTTGACCAAGCAAAGGAAAAAGTGAAATCCTTTATTGAAAAATATCAAATTGAAATGATTGCGATCGGAAATGGTACGGCATCTCGTGAAACTGAGCAATTTATTGCTGATCTAATGAAGGAAGTAGATCGTAAATTGTACTATTTAATTGTAAATGAAGCGGGAGCGAGTGTTTATTCTGCTTCAAAATTAGCGAAAGAAGAGTTCCCTGATTTACAAGTGGAAGAGCGGAGTGCTGTTTCTATTGCAAGAAGAATACAAGATCCGCTTGCAGAGCTCGTGAAAATTGACCCGAAGTCAGTTGGCGTTGGTCAATATCAACATGACGTCACACAGTCGAAGTTAAATGACCAGCTTACTTTCGTCGTTGAAACAGTTGTAAACCAAGTAGGAGTTAACTTAAATACTGCTTCTTCTTCATTATTACAATATGTTTCAGGCTTATCAAAATCCGTAGCCAATAATATTGTGAAATACCGAGAAGAAGAAGGAAAGTTTATAAATAGAAAACAATTGAAGAAGGTCCCGCGTTTAGGGAATAAAACATATGAACAAAGTATAGGTTTCTTAAGGATTATTGATGGTGACCAACCGCTAGACCGTACAAGCATTCACCCAGAAAGTTATTCCGTTACAAAGGAAATCATGAAAGACTTAAGTATTAAGGAAGAGGATTTAGGGACAACTGATATTAAGGAAAGAATAGAGCAATTGAATGTGAATGAACTTGCTGACAAATACGGTGTAGGTATTCCAACGCTTCAAGACATTCTTGATGCATTATCTAGACCTGGGCGTGATCCACGTGAGGATGTTCCAAAGCCTGTTCTTAAAACTGATGTGTTATCAATGGATGACCTCTCAAAGGGAATGGAGTTACAAGGGACGATAAGAAATGTTGTTGACTTTGGAGCATTTGTAGATATTGGTGTAAAAGAAGATGGACTTGTCCACATATCAAAGCTAGCCAACCGCTTTGTAAAACATCCGATGGAAATTGTCTCTGTCGGTGACGTTGTTACTGTATGGGTTGATGATGTCGATATGAAAAAGGGACGAATTGCCTTAACGATGTTAAAACCGGAAAAGCAACTGACAAATGGCTAA
- the cmpA gene encoding cortex morphogenetic protein CmpA encodes MPSWLRNQLQEAYQRKDLRRIRILNQCWFYYKRSTPYSSSKSQ; translated from the coding sequence ATGCCCTCTTGGCTACGCAACCAATTACAAGAGGCCTATCAGCGTAAGGACCTGCGTAGAATCCGGATTTTAAACCAATGTTGGTTTTATTATAAAAGATCCACGCCATACTCGTCATCTAAATCACAATAA
- a CDS encoding SprT family protein, whose amino-acid sequence MNNEQLQQLVEQISVNSFNKPFQHDAYFNNRLRTTGGRYSLADHHIEINPKHYEHFGYEELVKIIKHELCHYHLHIEGKGYMHKDREFKNLLKAVGGSRHCQTLPGTRKKSKVIHMYQCTSCDLIYKRKRRIDTKKYVCGKCKGKLKIVKTISG is encoded by the coding sequence GTGAATAATGAACAATTACAACAGTTAGTTGAACAGATATCGGTAAATTCATTTAATAAGCCGTTCCAGCATGATGCATATTTTAATAATAGGTTAAGAACAACAGGGGGGCGTTACTCATTAGCAGATCACCATATTGAGATCAACCCAAAGCATTATGAACACTTCGGATATGAAGAGTTAGTAAAAATCATTAAGCATGAACTTTGCCATTACCACTTACACATTGAAGGAAAAGGGTACATGCATAAAGATAGAGAGTTTAAAAATTTGCTAAAAGCGGTTGGTGGCTCGAGGCATTGTCAAACACTCCCTGGGACTCGGAAAAAATCTAAGGTCATTCATATGTACCAATGTACTTCTTGTGATTTAATCTATAAAAGGAAAAGAAGAATAGATACGAAGAAGTATGTTTGTGGGAAGTGTAAAGGAAAGTTAAAAATTGTTAAAACGATTTCTGGATAA